A single Desulfobaculum xiamenense DNA region contains:
- a CDS encoding sodium:solute symporter family protein has product MTIKVLSTVLYMFVVFYLGYRGWKDTKVATDYMLAGRRMHPFVMAMSYGATFVSTSAIIGFGGVAGMFGFPLMWLTFLNIVVGVWFAMTVLGKRTRRMGLALDCMTFPELLGERYASRFIQGFAGLVIFLFVPIYAAAVLIGISHMIVVALGFDFNTALVGFTLILALYVITGGLKAVMYTDAFQGTIMIVMMVILVVVTYSKLGGVIPAHQSLTAMADLMPEKLRAGGMLGWTQGIRFGTPIWLTVYTTIVYGVGIGVLAQPQLVVRFMTVESDRELNRAVLYGGLFILLLPGVPYVVGALSNAVFLQTFGKISIDMAGGNFDRIIPIYIDQIMPEWFSGLFLMAMFAAAMSTLSSQYHVGGTSLGRDFFHKAARISNGDTFKVTQLGVAVTIFMTLVWAWVLPGGIIARATAFFFGLCAAAFLPAYMLGLYWKGMTRAGAIVSMLGGFAASMFWLLFVHLKESASIGVCEALTGLPSIAAAAAKGSWPWLLQWVDPNVVALPVSFALAVGVSLMTKPLDEAHVARCWSNFR; this is encoded by the coding sequence ATGACGATCAAGGTTCTTTCGACGGTCCTATACATGTTCGTGGTCTTCTATCTCGGCTATCGGGGCTGGAAGGACACCAAGGTCGCCACGGACTACATGCTCGCCGGGCGGCGCATGCATCCCTTCGTCATGGCCATGTCCTATGGGGCGACGTTCGTCTCCACCTCGGCCATCATCGGTTTCGGTGGCGTGGCGGGGATGTTCGGCTTTCCGCTTATGTGGCTGACGTTCCTCAACATCGTCGTGGGCGTGTGGTTCGCGATGACTGTTTTGGGCAAGCGCACGCGGCGCATGGGCCTTGCGCTGGACTGCATGACCTTTCCCGAGCTTCTGGGCGAGCGCTACGCATCGCGCTTCATTCAGGGCTTTGCCGGGCTGGTCATCTTTTTGTTCGTGCCCATCTACGCGGCGGCGGTGCTCATTGGCATCTCGCACATGATCGTGGTCGCGCTGGGCTTCGACTTCAACACCGCCCTCGTGGGCTTCACGCTCATCCTCGCGCTGTACGTCATCACCGGCGGCCTTAAGGCCGTCATGTACACCGACGCCTTTCAGGGCACGATCATGATCGTCATGATGGTCATCCTCGTCGTGGTGACCTACTCGAAGCTCGGCGGCGTGATTCCCGCGCATCAGAGCCTTACGGCCATGGCGGACCTCATGCCCGAGAAGCTCCGGGCCGGGGGCATGCTCGGCTGGACGCAGGGCATCCGCTTCGGCACGCCCATCTGGCTTACGGTGTACACCACCATCGTCTACGGCGTGGGCATCGGCGTGCTGGCCCAGCCGCAACTGGTGGTGCGCTTCATGACCGTGGAGAGCGACCGGGAACTGAACCGCGCTGTGCTCTACGGTGGTCTGTTCATCCTGCTGTTGCCCGGTGTGCCCTATGTGGTGGGCGCGCTGTCCAACGCGGTGTTCCTCCAGACATTCGGCAAGATATCCATCGACATGGCGGGTGGGAACTTCGACCGCATCATCCCCATCTACATCGACCAGATCATGCCGGAGTGGTTCTCCGGGCTGTTCCTCATGGCCATGTTCGCCGCGGCCATGAGCACGCTTTCGTCCCAGTACCACGTGGGCGGCACGTCCCTCGGGCGGGACTTCTTCCACAAGGCCGCGCGCATCTCCAATGGCGACACCTTCAAGGTCACCCAGCTTGGTGTGGCTGTGACCATCTTCATGACCCTCGTCTGGGCGTGGGTGCTGCCCGGCGGCATCATCGCCCGCGCCACGGCCTTCTTCTTCGGCCTGTGCGCGGCGGCGTTTCTGCCTGCCTACATGCTTGGCCTGTACTGGAAGGGCATGACCCGCGCAGGGGCCATCGTGTCCATGCTCGGCGGCTTTGCGGCGTCCATGTTCTGGCTGCTTTTCGTGCACCTCAAGGAATCCGCGTCCATCGGCGTGTGCGAAGCGTTGACGGGCCTGCCGTCCATCGCTGCCGCCGCGGCCAAGGGTTCGTGGCCGTGGCTTCTGCAATGGGTGGACCCCAACGTCGTGGCACTGCCGGTGAGCTTTGCCCTCGCCGTGGGCGTCAGTCTCATGACGAAGCCGCTGGACGAGGCGCACGTGGCGCGTTGCTGGAGCAACTTCCGCTAG
- the pgi gene encoding glucose-6-phosphate isomerase, translated as MTSLTRSAAWSELCAHYAQVCDLHMRDMFDSDPGRFDRFSLRLGDIVFDYSKNRITERTMDLLMDLARETDVEGRRNAMFAGEAINFTEGRAVLHVALRNRGSRPILVNGEDVMPHVNAVLAKMRAFTEAVRTGAWKGWTGRPIADVVNIGIGGSDLGPKMVTRALAHYADGPRAHFVSNVDGTHLAETLKHLDPETTLFIIASKTFTTQETMLNAASARRWLLDAAGDERHVARHFVALSTNAKGVADFGIDTANMFEFWDWVGGRYSLWSAIGMSIALSVGMTRFEELLDGAHMVDEHFRTAPLAENIPVVMAMLGVWYNNFFACGTHAILPYDQYLDRFPAYFQQGDMESNGKSVNRDGEPVDYGTGPIIWGEPGTNGQHAFFQLLHQGTKLVPCDFLAPAQSLNPLDGHHDVLISNFLAQTEALMRGRTIAEARAELTAKGMAPERMDALAPHLTFTGNRPTNTILFRRLTPATLGALIALYEHKIFVQGTVWGINSFDQMGVELGKKLAGAILPELTNDAPVTAHDASTNGLINAFKALRRG; from the coding sequence ATGACGTCTCTCACGCGATCCGCCGCCTGGAGCGAACTTTGCGCCCACTACGCCCAAGTCTGCGACCTGCACATGCGTGACATGTTCGACTCGGACCCCGGACGCTTCGACAGGTTCTCGCTGCGCCTTGGCGACATCGTCTTCGACTACTCGAAGAATCGCATCACCGAGCGCACCATGGACCTGCTCATGGACCTCGCGCGGGAGACGGACGTCGAAGGCAGGCGAAACGCCATGTTCGCCGGAGAGGCCATCAATTTCACCGAAGGCCGCGCTGTGCTGCACGTGGCCTTGCGCAACCGTGGCTCGCGCCCCATCCTCGTGAACGGCGAGGACGTCATGCCGCACGTCAACGCCGTGCTGGCTAAGATGCGCGCCTTCACCGAGGCCGTGCGCACCGGCGCGTGGAAAGGCTGGACCGGCCGCCCCATCGCGGACGTGGTCAACATCGGCATCGGCGGATCGGACCTCGGGCCGAAGATGGTCACCCGCGCACTGGCCCACTACGCCGACGGCCCGCGCGCGCACTTCGTGTCCAACGTGGACGGCACCCACCTTGCCGAGACGCTCAAGCATCTTGATCCCGAAACCACGCTGTTCATCATCGCCTCCAAGACGTTCACCACGCAGGAAACCATGCTGAACGCCGCCTCCGCCCGCCGCTGGCTCCTCGACGCAGCCGGGGACGAGCGCCACGTGGCGCGGCACTTCGTGGCGCTGTCCACCAACGCCAAGGGCGTGGCGGACTTCGGCATCGACACCGCCAACATGTTCGAATTCTGGGACTGGGTCGGCGGGCGCTATTCGCTGTGGAGCGCCATCGGCATGTCCATAGCGCTCAGCGTAGGCATGACGCGCTTCGAGGAACTGCTCGACGGCGCGCACATGGTGGACGAGCACTTCCGCACCGCCCCGCTGGCCGAGAACATCCCCGTGGTCATGGCCATGCTCGGCGTCTGGTACAACAACTTCTTCGCCTGCGGCACGCACGCCATCCTGCCCTACGATCAGTACCTCGACCGCTTCCCGGCCTACTTCCAGCAGGGCGACATGGAGTCCAACGGAAAGTCCGTGAACCGCGACGGCGAGCCCGTGGACTACGGCACCGGCCCCATCATCTGGGGCGAACCGGGCACCAACGGCCAGCACGCCTTCTTCCAGCTTCTGCATCAGGGCACTAAGCTGGTCCCGTGCGACTTCCTCGCCCCGGCGCAGTCGCTGAACCCGCTCGACGGACACCACGACGTGCTCATCTCCAATTTCCTCGCGCAGACCGAGGCCCTTATGCGCGGGCGCACCATCGCCGAGGCCCGCGCCGAACTCACCGCCAAGGGCATGGCCCCCGAACGCATGGACGCGCTGGCCCCGCACCTGACCTTTACCGGCAACCGCCCCACGAACACCATCCTCTTCCGCCGGCTCACCCCGGCCACCCTCGGGGCGCTCATCGCCCTCTACGAGCACAAGATCTTCGTGCAGGGCACGGTGTGGGGCATCAATTCCTTCGATCAGATGGGCGTGGAACTCGGCAAGAAACTCGCCGGGGCCATCCTGCCCGAATTGACCAACGACGCGCCCGTCACCGCGCACGACGCATCGACCAACGGCCTCATCAACGCCTTCAAGGCCCTTCGCAGGGGCTGA
- a CDS encoding DUF4139 domain-containing protein: MRTLSTLVLSIGILLCAATAHAAPLHIVLYPDSAQVTDTVRVPLEAAPGGVAGAFTLPLAVDPSSIGLAVDSPAKLTLTDVSIDRRPMRDEAAIAELRKRLNTERDARQNLIDTRSAFEAAANFWRSQELTRSVTPSNVHAMAAAVRDGVASSLTAVSNLVPRIADKDRLIAEMEAELERLTGGAADTWRVTAHFADATAREATLTVSYRLTQCGWTSRYTLNALPSEGRVDVAWDAEIHQNTGMNWTDAQVVLSTGRSAGRTEPPAVRPWVVGPIKPVLLRKAAMDNAPTEMAMMAAAPAPEQIHMREGIFFDEYDAGRVSLESGANRRVALRRLTWNATFDYLVRPQESDSAFVHATVNLDATPRLPRGEATFLLDSAFIRKSVFALSGREADLHFGADPQLRVKLETLDKKSGSGGIISKKNTYDWDWRLTVTNGKKVPAALRVEDALPSLRDERIKMEKRLPGATEAEGVATWTDTIAPGAEKTIEYGYSLSWPSDMHLDLGGR; this comes from the coding sequence ATGCGAACGCTTTCGACACTTGTTCTGTCGATCGGCATTCTGCTTTGCGCGGCCACCGCTCATGCCGCGCCCCTACACATCGTCCTGTACCCGGATTCGGCACAGGTCACCGACACGGTACGCGTCCCCCTCGAAGCGGCACCGGGCGGAGTAGCGGGCGCGTTCACCCTGCCGCTCGCCGTCGATCCGTCGAGCATCGGGCTGGCCGTCGATTCGCCTGCCAAGCTCACCCTGACGGACGTCTCCATCGACCGCCGCCCCATGCGCGACGAGGCGGCCATCGCCGAACTGCGCAAACGCCTGAACACCGAGCGCGACGCGCGGCAGAACCTCATCGACACGCGCTCCGCCTTCGAGGCGGCCGCCAACTTCTGGCGCTCGCAGGAGCTCACACGCTCCGTCACGCCGTCCAACGTCCACGCCATGGCCGCCGCGGTGCGCGACGGCGTGGCCTCCTCGCTGACGGCCGTGTCGAACCTCGTGCCCCGCATCGCGGACAAGGACCGCCTCATCGCCGAGATGGAGGCGGAGCTCGAACGCCTGACCGGCGGCGCGGCCGACACATGGCGCGTCACGGCACACTTCGCCGACGCCACCGCGCGGGAAGCCACGCTCACGGTTTCCTACCGCCTGACGCAGTGCGGATGGACCTCGCGCTATACACTGAACGCCCTGCCCTCGGAAGGCCGCGTCGATGTGGCGTGGGACGCAGAAATCCACCAGAACACCGGCATGAACTGGACGGACGCACAGGTCGTGCTGTCCACGGGGCGCTCCGCAGGGCGCACCGAACCGCCCGCGGTGCGTCCGTGGGTCGTCGGCCCTATCAAGCCCGTTCTGCTGCGCAAGGCCGCCATGGACAACGCCCCGACCGAGATGGCCATGATGGCCGCCGCACCCGCTCCGGAGCAGATTCACATGCGTGAAGGCATCTTCTTCGACGAGTACGACGCCGGACGCGTCAGCCTCGAATCCGGAGCAAACCGCCGCGTGGCCCTGCGTCGCCTCACCTGGAACGCCACCTTCGATTACCTCGTGCGCCCGCAGGAGTCGGACAGCGCCTTCGTGCACGCCACGGTCAACCTCGACGCCACGCCGCGCCTGCCCCGTGGCGAAGCCACGTTCCTGCTAGACTCCGCGTTTATCCGCAAGAGCGTTTTCGCACTCTCCGGGCGCGAGGCGGACCTCCACTTCGGGGCCGATCCGCAACTGCGCGTGAAGCTCGAAACGCTGGACAAGAAGTCCGGCAGCGGCGGCATCATCAGCAAGAAGAACACCTACGACTGGGATTGGCGACTGACCGTCACCAACGGCAAAAAGGTTCCCGCCGCCCTGCGCGTGGAGGACGCCCTGCCCAGCCTGCGCGACGAGCGCATCAAGATGGAGAAGCGTCTACCCGGAGCGACCGAGGCAGAGGGCGTCGCCACGTGGACGGACACCATCGCCCCCGGCGCGGAAAAGACCATCGAGTACGGCTATTCGCTGTCGTGGCCTTCCGACATGCACCTCGACCTCGGCGGGCGCTAG
- a CDS encoding UDP-glucuronic acid decarboxylase family protein: MHIRKRVLITGGAGFLGSFLCERLIREGCDVLCVDNFFTGARQNIAHLLENPYFEFMRHDVTFPLYVECDEIYNLACPASPIHYQFDPVQTTKTSIHGAINMLGLAKRVRAKIFQASTSEVYGDPEVHPQRESYWGRVNPIGERACYDEGKRCAETLFFDYHRQHKLRIKVARIFNTYGPRMHPNDGRVVSNFIVQALRGKPMTVYGDGSQTRSFCYVDDLIEGFVRLMDTPDEVTGPMNLGNPGEFTILELAEIVREMVGGKSEIQFKPLPGDDPTQRKPDITFAREQMGWEPRVQLREGLRKTIDYFDGLLAEMDDISVLRLN; the protein is encoded by the coding sequence ATGCACATCAGAAAACGCGTTCTCATCACGGGCGGAGCAGGCTTCCTCGGTTCGTTCCTGTGCGAGCGGCTGATCCGCGAGGGCTGCGACGTCCTGTGCGTCGACAATTTCTTCACCGGCGCGCGGCAGAACATCGCTCATCTGCTCGAAAACCCCTATTTCGAGTTCATGCGGCACGACGTGACCTTCCCCCTCTATGTGGAATGCGACGAGATCTACAACCTCGCATGCCCGGCATCGCCCATCCATTACCAGTTCGACCCTGTGCAGACCACCAAGACGTCCATCCATGGGGCCATCAACATGCTCGGGCTGGCCAAGCGCGTACGGGCCAAGATATTCCAGGCCTCCACGTCCGAGGTTTATGGCGATCCCGAGGTGCATCCCCAGCGCGAGTCGTACTGGGGCCGCGTGAATCCCATCGGCGAGCGCGCCTGCTACGACGAGGGCAAGCGCTGCGCGGAGACGCTCTTTTTCGACTATCACCGCCAGCACAAGCTGCGGATCAAGGTGGCCCGCATCTTCAACACCTACGGTCCGCGCATGCATCCCAACGACGGGCGCGTCGTTTCCAACTTCATCGTGCAGGCGCTTCGCGGCAAGCCCATGACCGTCTACGGCGACGGTTCGCAGACGCGCTCCTTCTGCTACGTGGACGACCTCATCGAGGGCTTCGTGCGGCTTATGGACACCCCGGACGAGGTGACCGGCCCGATGAACCTCGGCAACCCCGGTGAGTTCACGATTCTGGAACTGGCCGAGATCGTGCGCGAGATGGTGGGCGGCAAGTCCGAAATCCAGTTCAAGCCGCTGCCGGGAGACGACCCCACCCAGCGCAAGCCGGACATTACCTTCGCCCGCGAGCAGATGGGCTGGGAGCCGCGTGTGCAACTGCGCGAGGGCCTGCGCAAGACCATCGACTATTTCGACGGGCTTCTTGCTGAAATGGATGACATTTCCGTTTTGCGCCTCAACTGA
- the pyk gene encoding pyruvate kinase yields MRTKIIATLGPASMKYDIMKGMVEHGVRVFRLNFSHSDAQAFMPVVADIRRLEVETGIRLTIMGDLCGPKIRIGEVENSPLQINKGQRVLLGLPKYDAEAAGRTFVSLDVPELLEGLGEGDAVFLADGMLRFTVTEVIHPDALFEMRATTEGLLTSHKGIAFPDKIHPLPALTDKDRKDLREGIQLGIDAVALSFVQTADDVYEIKSLIREHGSSIPVVAKLERKRAVENLDSIVEAADAVMVARGDLGVECSLTTLPVIQKRIIRACRHKQKAVIVATQMMLSMVNNPGPTRAEATDVGNAVMDGADCVMLSEETAIGSYPVETCAYIQGIAQNCEPYYLERLGGPYRPSAEKNIVKYLAYSACLVAEHAESAALVSHSTSGSTARVLSSRRPSLPIYALSPDEGALRMLNFFWGVEPRLADRALSSHLERAIAFVRGEASIASGQSVVITSGQAHPPGQTETKTNTIKLFYK; encoded by the coding sequence ATGCGGACGAAGATAATTGCGACCCTCGGGCCTGCCTCCATGAAGTACGACATCATGAAGGGCATGGTGGAGCACGGGGTTCGGGTCTTCCGGCTGAACTTCTCGCATTCCGACGCGCAGGCATTCATGCCCGTCGTCGCGGACATACGTCGTCTCGAAGTCGAGACGGGCATCCGTTTGACGATTATGGGCGACTTGTGCGGTCCGAAGATTCGCATCGGCGAGGTCGAGAACTCTCCGTTGCAGATCAACAAGGGCCAGCGGGTGCTCCTTGGGCTGCCCAAGTACGATGCCGAGGCCGCCGGGCGGACCTTCGTCAGCCTCGACGTGCCCGAACTGCTTGAGGGCCTTGGCGAGGGCGACGCGGTCTTTCTGGCCGATGGGATGCTGCGCTTCACGGTGACGGAGGTTATCCATCCTGACGCGCTCTTCGAGATGCGCGCCACCACGGAGGGGCTTCTCACCTCGCACAAGGGCATCGCCTTTCCGGACAAGATTCATCCGCTCCCCGCGCTCACGGACAAGGATCGCAAGGATCTGCGCGAGGGCATCCAGCTCGGCATCGACGCCGTGGCGTTGTCCTTTGTGCAGACGGCGGACGACGTGTACGAGATCAAGTCCCTCATTCGCGAGCATGGCTCCTCCATCCCCGTGGTGGCCAAGCTGGAGCGCAAGCGCGCTGTGGAGAATCTGGACAGCATCGTCGAAGCGGCTGACGCCGTGATGGTCGCCCGTGGCGACCTCGGCGTGGAGTGCTCTCTGACGACGCTGCCGGTCATCCAGAAGCGCATCATCCGCGCCTGTCGCCACAAGCAGAAGGCCGTTATCGTGGCCACGCAGATGATGCTGTCCATGGTCAACAACCCCGGCCCCACCCGCGCCGAAGCCACGGACGTTGGCAACGCCGTCATGGACGGCGCGGACTGCGTGATGCTCTCCGAGGAGACGGCCATCGGTAGCTACCCCGTGGAGACCTGCGCATACATTCAGGGCATCGCCCAGAACTGCGAGCCGTACTACCTCGAACGGCTGGGCGGGCCGTACCGCCCGAGCGCAGAGAAGAACATCGTCAAGTACCTCGCGTATTCGGCCTGTCTCGTCGCCGAGCATGCGGAGAGTGCGGCCCTCGTCTCGCATTCCACCAGTGGTTCCACGGCGCGTGTGCTCTCTAGCCGCAGGCCGTCGCTGCCTATCTACGCTTTGTCTCCGGACGAGGGTGCGCTTCGGATGTTGAACTTCTTCTGGGGCGTGGAGCCGCGTCTGGCGGACCGGGCGCTGTCGAGCCATCTGGAGCGGGCCATTGCCTTCGTGCGTGGCGAGGCGAGCATCGCCTCCGGGCAGTCCGTCGTCATCACCTCCGGCCAGGCCCACCCGCCGGGACAGACCGAAACCAAGACCAACACCATCAAGCTGTTCTACAAGTAG
- a CDS encoding outer membrane protein transport protein, with product MKSLLLTACIVVLGAVSAHAAGYGLYEFSARGNALGGSLVARTPDAAAAAFNPANVTNLPGTHVQVGFTAINPYSQVTFDNAAYGDGTGKSNVWVPPHFYLTHQMSDTTWVNVAVMSRFGLGTEFEEDWAGRYNVNYAGIEAVSFNPTFAWKATDKLSLAVGPEIMRFKFRQEKVTDQYGALYKAGAPGVTPDMVNNPATTAGDVDAALEGDSVGLGLTAAMHYKYNDDLAFGLTYRSQMKQEVKGKTTFSYTTLLNPALAQLYKETDAEAVIILPDEIFAGVSYNVTDRLSVEADIVWTNWSLYNELNIEYENPALPTTSSTKDWNDAFRVQLGAEYAYSDALALRCGYVFDQSPISADHAEYMLPTGDRHLFSVGSGYRFNENWTLDLSYTYLIAENRSFDNRPAEGIYSGEAHDTFTHLVGVTVGYDF from the coding sequence GTGAAAAGTCTTCTTCTGACGGCGTGCATCGTCGTACTGGGCGCCGTGTCGGCGCATGCCGCAGGCTATGGCCTGTATGAATTCAGCGCCCGCGGCAACGCCCTTGGCGGATCTCTTGTCGCCCGTACGCCCGATGCGGCCGCCGCCGCCTTCAACCCGGCCAACGTGACCAACCTGCCCGGTACGCACGTTCAGGTTGGCTTCACCGCCATCAATCCCTATTCGCAGGTGACTTTCGACAACGCCGCCTATGGCGATGGCACCGGCAAGTCCAACGTCTGGGTGCCGCCGCATTTTTACCTGACCCATCAGATGAGCGACACCACGTGGGTCAACGTGGCCGTCATGTCCCGTTTCGGCCTCGGCACCGAGTTCGAGGAGGACTGGGCGGGCCGCTACAATGTGAACTACGCTGGCATCGAGGCCGTGTCCTTCAACCCCACCTTCGCGTGGAAGGCGACGGACAAGCTGTCTTTGGCCGTCGGCCCCGAGATCATGCGCTTCAAGTTCCGTCAGGAGAAGGTCACCGACCAGTACGGCGCGCTGTACAAGGCGGGTGCTCCCGGTGTCACCCCCGACATGGTCAACAACCCCGCCACCACCGCCGGTGATGTGGACGCCGCGCTCGAAGGCGACAGCGTGGGCCTCGGCCTCACCGCTGCCATGCACTATAAGTACAACGACGATCTCGCCTTCGGCCTGACCTACCGCAGCCAGATGAAGCAGGAAGTGAAGGGCAAGACCACCTTCTCCTACACCACGCTGCTCAATCCCGCTCTCGCGCAGCTCTACAAGGAGACCGACGCCGAGGCCGTCATCATCCTGCCCGACGAGATCTTCGCCGGCGTCAGCTACAACGTGACCGACCGTCTGTCCGTCGAAGCCGACATCGTGTGGACCAACTGGAGCCTCTACAACGAGCTGAACATCGAGTACGAGAATCCCGCGCTGCCCACCACCAGCTCCACCAAGGACTGGAACGATGCCTTCCGTGTGCAGCTGGGTGCCGAATACGCCTACAGCGACGCGCTGGCCCTGCGCTGCGGCTACGTGTTCGACCAGTCGCCCATCAGTGCCGACCACGCCGAATACATGCTGCCCACCGGCGACAGGCACCTGTTCTCCGTCGGTTCCGGCTACCGGTTCAACGAGAACTGGACCCTCGACCTGTCCTATACCTATCTCATCGCCGAGAATCGCAGCTTCGACAATCGGCCCGCCGAGGGCATCTACTCCGGCGAGGCGCACGATACGTTCACCCACCTCGTGGGTGTGACCGTGGGCTACGACTTCTAG
- a CDS encoding symporter small accessory protein, producing MLGFDNPEVALAMWLTLASAVACVVYGIVNWNRGGNDAEGVGGRSDGGPEK from the coding sequence ATGCTGGGATTCGACAATCCAGAGGTGGCGTTGGCCATGTGGCTGACGCTGGCCTCGGCGGTCGCGTGCGTCGTGTACGGGATCGTCAATTGGAACAGGGGAGGGAACGACGCCGAAGGGGTCGGCGGACGTTCCGACGGGGGACCGGAGAAATGA
- a CDS encoding MinD/ParA family protein, with protein MKITPVTPDAPGTRIVSIASGKGGVGKTSVTVNLAFALGAFGHSVCILDADLGLSNVDILLGVSPTKTLEDVLFSGVPIREAIVPVGPGVDLVSGASGVPRLAELDRATRARLVREFKTLETYDFILVDNSPGITAQVTSICLSSRDIVVVVNPDATSITDAYALIKVLSQNGLWWSPLLLVNRARSDAHARLVFEKLRATAARRLHIDCSSLGHIPEDPRVSSATALQRPLMEVAPNSPAALAIARAAQRLASIGGARGRDISPHRFLDASVMRLKQHTPPAKHAAPSACASTNPSGGTAQPTPQLPAAAVVLERVDALVESLETDTSPAQRAATVHAVRRELSSLRTMLHAPATTVANRQDATAPSPPPAAPSAKKSSATPAAKAPASHAPTSPTPRRPSPATALLVCPDDALRDVVVELLRDAGFATTLAPHPTREAAPDFASFGLGVVCWDGPARRIEHLMTQSGATPMIWLRGYRRTPDKEPRLPQAGVTVIEKPFSVATLRDTFRLAASRN; from the coding sequence ATGAAAATCACGCCGGTGACGCCCGACGCTCCGGGAACGCGCATCGTGTCCATCGCCAGCGGCAAGGGTGGCGTGGGCAAGACGAGCGTCACCGTCAATCTCGCTTTCGCCCTCGGGGCTTTTGGACACTCCGTGTGCATCCTCGACGCGGACCTCGGGCTGTCCAACGTGGACATCCTACTCGGCGTCTCGCCCACGAAGACACTTGAGGACGTGCTGTTCTCCGGCGTTCCCATCCGCGAAGCCATCGTGCCCGTCGGCCCCGGCGTGGACCTCGTGTCCGGCGCGTCCGGCGTGCCCCGGCTGGCTGAACTGGACAGAGCCACTCGCGCCCGCCTCGTCCGCGAGTTCAAGACGCTTGAGACCTACGATTTCATCCTCGTGGACAACTCGCCGGGCATCACCGCGCAGGTCACCTCCATCTGCCTCTCATCACGCGACATCGTGGTGGTGGTCAATCCAGACGCAACGTCCATCACCGACGCCTACGCCCTCATCAAGGTGCTCTCGCAAAACGGCCTGTGGTGGAGTCCGCTGCTGCTCGTCAACCGGGCGCGCAGCGACGCCCACGCCCGCCTTGTCTTCGAAAAGCTCCGGGCCACGGCGGCGCGACGGCTGCACATCGACTGTTCGAGCCTCGGGCACATCCCGGAGGACCCCCGCGTGTCCTCGGCCACGGCGTTGCAACGCCCACTCATGGAAGTGGCACCCAATTCCCCGGCGGCACTCGCCATTGCCCGCGCCGCCCAGCGCCTCGCATCCATCGGCGGCGCTCGCGGACGGGACATAAGCCCCCACCGGTTCCTCGACGCCTCCGTGATGCGTCTCAAGCAGCACACGCCACCAGCGAAGCACGCCGCCCCGTCGGCCTGTGCGTCTACCAACCCATCGGGCGGCACGGCGCAACCGACCCCGCAACTCCCCGCAGCGGCGGTCGTTCTCGAGCGCGTGGACGCCCTCGTCGAAAGCCTCGAAACCGACACCAGCCCCGCTCAACGCGCCGCCACGGTGCATGCGGTGCGCCGCGAACTTTCGTCCCTACGCACGATGCTTCACGCGCCCGCGACGACCGTCGCCAACCGGCAGGACGCCACCGCGCCCTCCCCGCCGCCCGCAGCCCCGTCGGCGAAAAAAAGCAGTGCGACACCCGCCGCCAAGGCTCCAGCCTCTCATGCGCCAACGTCGCCCACACCACGCAGGCCTTCGCCCGCCACGGCCCTGCTGGTCTGTCCAGACGACGCCCTGCGCGACGTCGTCGTCGAGCTTCTGCGCGACGCGGGTTTCGCAACGACCCTCGCGCCCCATCCCACGCGCGAAGCGGCTCCCGACTTCGCGAGCTTCGGACTCGGCGTGGTCTGCTGGGACGGTCCGGCCCGCCGCATTGAGCACCTCATGACCCAATCCGGCGCCACGCCCATGATCTGGCTGCGCGGCTACCGCAGAACGCCGGACAAGGAACCCCGTCTGCCACAGGCCGGGGTGACGGTCATCGAAAAGCCCTTCTCCGTCGCCACGCTACGTGACACCTTCCGCCTCGCCGCCTCGCGCAACTGA